One genomic region from Athalia rosae chromosome 3, iyAthRosa1.1, whole genome shotgun sequence encodes:
- the LOC105683417 gene encoding ester hydrolase C11orf54 homolog: protein MATLDSSKLPIVRRALHVPSLEEIKDVLARALPGNFAESTVEVVDCPDLTQQPFTLAAPGLGGGTKLLEVGGPPFLTPLVNREKVYDVKTLCQNVNHSGRAFVIGAGAGPWPHFNSNCELIMNISISPSEVKNETRIALVDQKDGKCVQQSLPKTETRFALLSNLFLSEGKPGKVIKVHAKKRTGKDNFITTIRKALAARYTKQLVGLGGTFLLKEGKAHQHIMPDFSITPLNNDADVNKWLNFYDMSAPLIMVGTLVTSETDDLDLRVQHFHSFSHHGEAGHYHDDTTPDTVEYLGYFNVGEALYRIDQPPVALGYGKD, encoded by the exons ATGGCAACTTTGGATTCCAGTAAATTACCCATAGTGCGTAGAGCGTTGCATGTTCCATCTTTAGAAGAAATCAAAGATG TTCTAGCGCGAGCCTTGCCTGGAAACTTTGCTGAATCAACAGTAGAAGTAGTTGATTGTCCCGACCTTACTCAACAGCCGTTCACCCTTGCTGCTCCAG GTCTTGGTGGAGGTACAAAGCTTCTTGAAGTCGGAGGACCTCCATTTTTAACTCCTCTTgtaaatagagaaaaagtatATGATGTCAAAACTCTATGTCAGAATGTGAACCACAGTGGACGAGCTTTTGTAATTGGAGCAGGAGCTGGGCCGTGGCCACATTTCAATTCCAATTGCGag TTAATAATGAACATATCAATTTCGCCATCCGAAGTTAAAAATGAGACCCGCATCGCTTTAGTTGATCAAAAGGATGGCAAATGTGTTCAACAGAGTCTACCTAAGACTGAAACACGGTTCGCTCTACTCAGTAATTTGTTCTTGAGCGAGGGTAAACCTGGAAAGGTAATCAAGGTCCATGCTAAGAAACGCACTGGCAAAGATAATTTTATCACTACCATTCGGAAGGCATTAGCAGCACGTTACACAAAACAACTTGTCG GTTTGGGAGGCACATTTCTGCTTAAAGAAGGTAAAGCCCACCAGCACATTATGCCGGACTTTTCCATCACACCCCTAAATAACGATGCAGACGTGAACAAGTGGCTAAATTTCTATGACATGTCTGCCCCATTGATTATGGTCGGGACTCTAGTGACTTCTGAAACA GACGACTTGGATCTACGAGTCCAACACTTTCATAGCTTTTCTCATCATGGCGAGGCAGGACATTACCATGACGATACGACTCCGGACACTGTAGAGTATTTGGGATACTTCAACGTTGGCGAGGCTCTTTACAGAATAGATCAGCCACCCGTTGCTCTGGGATATGGGAAAGATTAG
- the LOC105683416 gene encoding solute carrier family 35 member G1-like: protein MKFNIDVSSSYNSIHPTYLYTERFNNNVETYHEGTKWSGVFLAFLSGTFFTISSALVKAIKSVDPMILLSIRAILQIATMVIVACYNSKNLLGPKGQRILVQFQGLIGGLTLSLLYYSFRKLPLGDATTIIFSSPVIVIALSFIFLKEPCGLLRIVVIGALLLGVTLVAKPPFIFQMHRSVPYDFMGYVYAILATLFTAMNIVVMRKCLDVHYSVIVFVLSVWTLLTAVFFFYVASENHKLKYDLPHDWWEWGQITAVALSGLSGQVLVAKALKIEGAGKVSVTRSLDIILAYIVQVYFFGEIPTSTSIIGALLVLVSVICMGFEKEIYGICDIIP, encoded by the exons atgaaatttaacatcGATGTCAGCTCATCATATAACAGTATTCATCCGACTTATTTGTACACAGAACGTTTTAACAATAACGTTGAAACCTATCATGAAGGTACCAAGTGGTCTGGTGTCTTTCTGGCTTTTTTATCTGGAACGTTTTTTACGATCAGCTCAGCTCTTGTGAAAGCTATCAAAAGCGTAGATCCGATGATTTTACTATCCATCAGAGCAATATTGCAAATCGCAACAATGGTCATCGTTGCTTGTTATAACTCAAAAAATTTGCTCGGGCCCAAAGGCCAGAGGATTCTTGTTCAGTTTCAG GGTTTGATTGGCGGCCTCACATTATCCCTGCTTTATTATAGTTTCCGGAAACTCCCATTGGGTGATGCGACCACTATAATATTCAGCTCCCCTGTGATCGTTATCGCATTGTCATTCATATTTCTAAAAGAACCTTGTGGACTATTGCGAATCGTTGTCATTGGTGCCTTATTACTGGGCGTCACTTTGGTTGCAAAGCCACCATTCATATTTCAG ATGCATCGATCTGTGCCTTATGATTTTATGGGGTATGTTTACGCAATCCTGGCAACTCTATTTACTGCTATGAATATAGTAGTGATGAGAAAATGCTTAGACGTGCATTACTCTGTGATAGTCTTTGTTCTATCAGTATGGACTTTATTAACAGCAGTATTCTTCTTTTATGTGGCGTCTGAGAATCATAAGTTGAAATATGATTTACCGCATGACTGGTGGGAATGGGGACAAATTACTGCAGTAGCATTATCAGGGTTATCCGGTCAAGTTTTAGTGGCAAAGGCATTAAAGATCGAAGGAGCAGGAAAGGTCTCGGTGACAAGATCGTTAGACATAATTCTGGCCTACATTGTCCAGGTATACTTTTTTGGTGAAATCCCAACTTCAACCAGCATTATCGGAGCATTATTAGTCCTTGTCTCCGTGATTTGTATgggttttgaaaaagaaatatatggGATATGTGATATAATTCCATAA
- the LOC105683415 gene encoding zinc finger protein 91 → MDVAGDLTLQWVEEVGNVVHEEVICGLEADLTTPEEEVIGACEEVSVEDTVETVTESCPAPDSEILLVPQSNDMESIYIVPQDGQGHDYLNIQVTEEVITDNWDRPGQHDGIDIPETKVSHDNLLEYDDMEIPLPIDQDSYTNTRPYPCDFCSRRFRKKANLMNHMVAHQTDRPHGCNLCGARYVRKCDLMNHLKIHAYAPSRDGLDDDLNDDDSLVPDEEETNKGRRKKVQSSAPRKRKNNAAAAKRAAPEIKVEMGKYVNKSYDYVDEDMRLLEEMTTRNSARGNNYASSSRWGDQMSPELTEPQPPRWPITDPTKPYVCQHCGVGFAREKALASHARVHGGDSPFECTSCGDMFWDVNTLREHVRTKHAGTVQSDLEEYDNDATYTGDERFGEFYCDTCGVPFHRLDLLKRHRKIHVKQENDVMTEGSSQHHVCNVCGEWFQEALALLAHAELHARSPTRRCLLCGQRCRDDAEVAEHVRQVHAEDAPPNTCTLCGKTCKDKRSLIKHSWVHNADKTFGCTKCGKRFHSKARLRRHMVSHRNKMVACDECGEEFPDGRALVSHRHSHNKDLGGRSFPCRECGKTFGSRSSQQIHIRIHTGERPYGCRFCWKAFADGGTLRKHERIHTGEKPYGCAICPRAFNQRVVLREHVRAHHSGPDPKCHGSMTPYLCKVCGESYATSEEIVAHIVQHCDDNTALRRQPQTGPRKYKRRRKLKPYETNAIPPRMAVSFETPEVASDSDDNTKRKLGKKNKQQHRSNVEEGYQNVLKSFESSLQNISSIVSNSKANPAKSKVSKKKLKKEEKKSETQTSAQTGRPKMIHTQKTRVPVQVGGDGVKRGQKTKTMVTRTPKVMPNEHKTGIFPGGERNRPRTKNVSYHIEGKLQLTSATFPKPNDEAEKLQVTFTDNVKLEPGLQKSSGIHSNNNGNIVAVTPKAEPVPRKKAVVVKRMKKQKQVVIKEEPKDEDMSQHASQNNNNPLENNQITHMMDHGMDGNNLEVAYETSIANAVEESILPDLEVPVDHEEIEKENFQISVKMLEATPNRMLTVHHVITPVDEVPETIIPDALEYTCEMCSAVFASRAELLVHVPIHI, encoded by the exons ATGGACGTTGCCGGAGATTTGACCCTACAATGGGTCGAGGAAGTAGGAAATGTAGTCCACGAAGAAGTGATATGCGGCTTAGAAGCGGATTTGACGACTCCGGAGGAGGAGGTGATCGGTGCCTGCGAGGAAGTGAGCGTGGAGGACACTGTAGAGACAGTTACAGAGTCTTGCCCTGCTCCTGACTCTGAAATCCTCCTTGTACCGCAGTCAAATGATATGGAATCTATCTACATCGTACCACAGGATGGCCAAGGTCATGATTATCTTAACATCCAGGTGACGGAGGAAGTGATCACCGATAATTGGGACAGGCCAGGGCAGCATGATGG CATTGACATACCAGAGACCAAAGTGTCACATGACAATTTGTTAGAATACGATGATATGGAGATACCATTGCCAATTGATCAAGATTCTTATACAAACACTCGTCCGTATCCATGCGACTTTTGCAGTCGTAGATTCAGGAAAAAAGCCAATCTGATGAACCACATGGTAGCACATCAAACTGATCGCCCTCACGGATGTAATTTATGTGGTGCTCGATATGTTCGGAAATGTGACTTGATGAACCACTTGAAGATCCATGCATATGCGCCATCCCGTGATGGGTTGGATGATGATTTGAATGATGACGATTCCCTTGTAccagatgaagaagaaacaaacaaaggTAGACGCAAAAAAGTTCAGTCCAGTGCACCACGAAAGCGCAAAAACAATGCTGCGGCAGCTAAGAGGGCTGCACCGGAAATCAAAGTTGAAATGGGCAAATATGTAAACAAATCTTACGATTACGTCGACGAAGATATGCGTCTTCTTGAAGAAATGACCACTAGGAATTCTGCACGGGGTAATAATTATGCTTCGAGTTCGAGGTGGGGTGATCAAATGTCTCCAGAGTTGACAGAACCACAGCCACCACGTTGGCCTATTACGGATCCAACCAAACCGTACGTTTGCCAACATTGTGGTGTAGGATTTGCCAGAGAAAAAGCACTGGCTTCGCACGCACGCGTTCACGGTGGCGACAGTCCATTCGAATGCACTTCGTGTGGTGATATGTTCTGGGATGTTAACACTCTGCGAGAACATGTAAGGACTAAACATGCTGGCACTGTGCAATCGGACTTGGAAGAGTACGATAATGATGCAACTTACACTGGCGATGAACGATTCGGGGAATTCTACTGCGATACATGCGGAGTACCTTTCCATCGCCTGGATCTTCTCAAACGTCATAGAAA GATACATGTTAAACAAGAAAACGATGTGATGACAGAGGGCTCCAGCCAGCACCATGTGTGCAATGTTTGTGGAGAATGGTTCCAGGAGGCTTTGGCATTACTAGCACACGCTGAGCTACATGCCAG ATCACCTACTCGCCGTTGCTTGCTATGCGGCCAACGGTGTCGAGATGATGCAGAAGTTGCAGAGCATGTTCGTCAGGTGCACGCTGAAGATGCACCCCCTAATACCTGCACACTTTGCGGGAAGACTTGCAAAGATAAGCGCAGTTTGATTAAGCACTCTTGGGTTCACAATGCCGACAAGACATTTGGATGTACAAAGTGTGGAAAACGCTTCCATAGCAAGGCCAGACTTCGAAG GCACATGGTATCCCATCGTAACAAGATGGTTGCTTGCGATGAATGTGGTGAAGAGTTTCCCGATGGTAGAGCTCTGGTGAGCCATCGTCATTCGCACAACAAGGATTTGGGCGGCCGTTCTTTCCCTTGCAGAGAATGTGGAAAGACATTCGGTAGCCGTAGCTCGCAGCAAATCCACATTCGCATACATACGGGTGAAAGACCCTATGGATGTCGTTTTTGTTGGAAGGCATTTGCTGATGGCGGAACTTTGAGGAAGCACGAACGTATCCATACCGGTGAAAAACCTTATGGCTGCGCCATATGCCCTCGGGCTTTCAACCAGCGT GTCGTTCTACGTGAACATGTAAGGGCTCATCATTCGGGTCCAGATCCAAAGTGTCATGGCAGCATGACCCCGTACTTATGCAAAGTATGTGGAGAGTCTTATGCTACTTCTGAAGAAATAGTTGCCCATATAGTGCAGCACTGCGATGACAATACCGCTTTGCGCCGGCAACCACAAACCGGTCCGAGGAAATACAAACGCAGGCGTAAGCTTAAGCCTTATGAAACAAATGCCATTCCTCCTCGTATGGCTGTGAGTTTTGAAACGCCAGAAGTTGCGTCAGATTCAGATGACAATACAAAACGAAaacttgggaaaaaaaataagcagcAGCACAGGTCAAATGTGGAAGAAGGATATCAAAATGTattgaaaagttttgaaaGCTCCCTTCAGAATATAAGCTCGATAGTAAGTAACTCTAAAGCTAACCCGGCCAAATCTAAAGTTTCTAAGAAGAAGCttaagaaggaagagaaaaaaagcgaaacacAGACTTCAGCTCAGACTGGCAGACCAAAAATGATCCACACTCAAAAAACTCGTGTGCCAGTTCAAGTTGGCGGTGACGGAGTAAAAAGAGGACAGAAAACTAAGACCATGGTTACTAGAACTCCCAAAGTTATGCCAAACGAGCACAAAACTGGGATATTCCCTGGTGGGGAAAGGAATAGACCCCGAACCAAAAATGTCAGTTATCATATTGAAGGGAAGCTTCAACTTACCTCAGCAACATTCCCAAAACCAAATGATGAGGCGGAGAAGTTACAAGTTACTTTTACAGATAATGTAAAACTTGAACCTGGATTGCAAAAGTCCAGTGGTATTCACAGCAACAATAATGGTAATATTGTGGCAGTCACGCCCAAGGCTGAGCCTGtgccaagaaaaaaagcagtCGTCgtgaaaagaatgaaaaaacagaaacaagtGGTGATCAAGGAAGAACCGAAAGATGAGGATATGTCCCAACATGCATCTCAAAACAATAATAACCCattagaaaataatcaaataactCATATGATGGATCATGGTATGGATGGCAACAATTTAGAAGTTGCCTACGAAACGAGCATCGCCAATGCCGTAGAGGAATCTATTCTACCCGACCTAGAGGTACCGGTAGATCACgaggaaattgaaaaggaaaatttccaaatcagTGTTAAAATGCTTGAAGCCACACCTAACAGAATGTTAACCGTACATCATGTTATAACTCCAGTCGATGAAGTGCCGGAAACTATAATACCAGATGCGTTGGAATATACATGTGAAATGTGCTCGGCTGTGTTTGCAAGTCGTGCCGAACTTCTGGTACACGTCCCGATACATATTTGA